cagaTTAATTGTTAGCACAACATGTGCTTAAAAATCAATTGATCAGACAAGATGCTTACAATAACTGGTGCTGGCAGCGAAATTTCAGTACAAAATTACCTCATTACAAGAAATGGATGATCACAACATTGCCGAAGACGTAAAAGTAACTCCAATATTGAAGCGTAATTATGAAGAACACGTCCTTGCTCAACAAACTGATCAAACTTTACCTGCATAAATTTCATCAACAGATTGGATCAGTGTGACTTGTTTCAATGCCAAATAATaaggtaaaaatattaaattagaaatTCAGAATACCTTAGATCTTTTGAATAGAGCTCCATAAAAGTCCTGTTCAGATTCTGTCTGTTCACAGTAAACTACCTGCATATCAGCTGGAGGCAGAACTAAAATGGGCCTGCGACAAATGATAAGTTAATAGAATAAACTACACGTTAAAATAGCAAAGGTCTTTAACCAGATCACTGACTTGCCCTCTCGATCTGTACTATGTTTGGTTCTCCTCAACATAATTGGCTTCAAAATTGATTGAACTAACTTGAGCCCTCTTTCATCACCACCCTCAAATGGTTTCTGAATAAGTTTGTTCCACCTGGATAGTCATATAAAGCAAATTTTCATAGACAGTCCAGTAGTTCAGCCACATACCTACTTGAAAAGATTGAACAATCAAGGTAATAAACAGAGTAGTGATAACTTCTAATAAAATGTTTTCCCACTACAAATTATTTGCCTCAGATGACTATGTTAAACAATCATGACATCCAACTTGGCCCATACTTCGCACTCCAGTTTAATTAGACAAATTTAGACAAAGAAACATTACCTTCAAGGTGTGAAATTTTTCGTCCATAGATGCCATTGTAATCAACCAACAGAAGTTTGAAAGGCTAAGTAAAAAAGATGGTCAATAAGACCACTTGTCTTAAGCTTACACAAGATTTATGATAAAAATCATAAACTGCATGTACAAGTCTTGTTACCATTGTTATTCTTTTCAATCCTTGAAAGAAATATTGAAAAGTCCAACTTCTCTAGAACGTACAATATTCTAAAACTGTTCGAATTTTGAATCAAAACTTCAATTTACACAATATTTAACCTCCCCtccccacaaaaaaaaaaaaatctaaatctaGCACTATTCACCATCAAAAAATGGCCTtcagaaataaaagaataaataaacagTTAAAAAAGCCTAATCCTGAAGAGGAAAGAGGAGAAAAGTAGAGAACATGGACATAATAAAGACAAATAAAGATGATTTTACCAGGCCCAATGACCCCAAGGTTCTATTCTCAGAAACCGCAGAAGACTGTAAATATCCTGGAGGCTGTTCTGTATATTAAAAAGGGCTCATGTCAGGAACCATAAAAACTACATCTGTCATGAGACTCTGGACTACTCCAAAATAAGCCAATACAAATACATAAGCAGCAGGTCAGATGAAAACTTTGGACTCATTTGGAAAAGAAATCCCAAAATTCATGTTTAACCTTACGGAAAAAGTTTTTCATACCCAAATCATTTGGAAttgaaaaaagaatataaagtaTTCCAAAAACTAAGGGTTTGACAGCATTGTCAGGTATGTGTATCGTAGACCGAGGGTTATATTGTTTAAACACAATTTCCAACTGACAGCactataataaaaacattaataatgatGGTACTAAGATGTCATAGAAAGATTTTAGAATTTCCAGCTCCACAACTCAGCACAAATGAGCAAGCCCTAATCAACCAGGAAACTACAATGACATGGATAGAATCTAATTATACAACCCAAAGATGGAAACTGCAAGACACTGTCAAAGCTAAATAAAGATTTTATAAGTTTAACTAAATAAAGCAGTTTTGGTGTCAATCAAAGGTTTATGCCATATCAAGTTGATGCATCACATAATTTGGGATCAGTATAAAAATGTTTATTCAGAGTAAATTAATGAGATAATTAATCTACatatacaaaaaagaaattagtcAGCCGTGAGATAGAGAAAGACTCCATTATAATACACCTGAATTGGGGTGCCTGTTAGACACCAACGTCTGTCAGCAATTAGAGCAGCAGCTGCAACAGAAACTTGGCTTTTAGAAGATTTTATGGTATGTGCTTCATCAAGAACAACTCTAAACCACCGAACTGAGAAGAGTCCACCATTATCATCTGCATTCTGTACATAGGACAGATATTCACTAGTTGAAAAGTCTTGAGAGATGAAGTAAATAGGCACATCAGAGATAGTATACAGGTTTCAACTACCTCACTGGAAAATTCAGAGGCCAAAATTCCATATGTAGTAATTACAACATCACTCTGAGTGAGACTTTTTGCATCTTTTGGCCTACTTTGTCCATAGTGAACATATAGAGACAGAGATCCCGGGTGCACGTGAGTTTCAATCTCTGCCTGGAGAAATTGAAATATGTTCAGAAATGGAAAGCATTTGACTTACTCTATACATCCCACATCTGAATACAATGTGAAATTACTTTGAAGTGGAGAAAAGCAAGAGAGCTTCCTATTACAGACAACACTAATACCTTCCATTGCCCAAGAAGAGTCATCGGACATATTATCAAGTTGCCACCACTTGTTAGAGAGTTCATTTGCTTTGTTGGCTTATCAAAACCAGAAAATTTGGTTGCCTTCTTGGGTATGTTTGAAAAAGTGTGCACATTATCACTAACTTCACCACCTTCAGTAAAGGACTTGGCCATGGGTTGATTGCCTACTGCTTCACCCTTTCCTGAATGGGCAACTAGAAGGGATATGGTCATGATGGTCTTTCCAAGCCCCATAGCATCTGCCAAAATCTTCAAATTCACAACAAAATAAGACATCACAAATGTTGAACAATGGcaaagcaagaaaattttccAGGGTTAATTCCTGAAGAAACATACTCCTCCTCTGGCCATTTGAAGGGTGCTGGGAAATTCTATTGTAGCTTCACCAGAAAATGCATTCAAGTAAACGATAAGCTCCCTCCTAAAAAGTACATGAACAAATACTTCATCAAAACCACTCATTGGTTTTTCTATGTGTGCATTAAACACGATTTTAAATTGTGATCCACAACCACAATTGTGGCCTCATCTAATGCATTTGTCCATAATTCGGTACCCACAATGAAAACAGAATTTCAAACCATGATATTAAATAACCACTGGCATACTTGTCAACAAGGCGATATGCCTCCCAACATGGATGGAGGGTTGTTGCAGTCTCATCCATGCATTGTCCCTTCTCCATCTGGATCATCCAATAAAGTGCCTGCTTTTGATAAGGTCGTAGATCGCACAGAAGATTAACAGGGGGGTCCATTTCCTGAACAACACTAAATGGTTAAAGATTATTGCACCATTTGTATGCATAAGTAAAACAGAGCATGTTATTCTAAGAATATAGCACCTCTAACTCTGCACTGGATCCAACACCAACAATATTCTCAACCTCAGTTTCAGAAATTgaatcctcattgtcattctcATTGCCATTTTGAGAAGGATCCTCAAACTTGACACGTGGTAAAGTTACCTGGAGAGAATATATCTGGTTAAAGAAAGGTACCATGCAAAAATGGTTGCAGAAATAGTCATAAACCAATTATATCTATAGTTTTGTACCCTTTCACTGAGAGGACGCTTATTGGAATAGAAATCGCCTGGAGTTAACTCTGCCTAAAAATCAAGTAATGGAAGTCAATATTTGAGAACAATTCCTCAGAGTTACTTGAGAGTTACCTTATCCAACAATACAAGCTAACTCTGCAGGCATTAAGAAAATATCACAACTTTCAACTAAATATACCACCCTTATAACAAACGTTAACAGGAAACAGAAACATAGGACCAACAATCACCTTTTTAAAAGGGTTTAAACCCAGCAACCGAAACAGTGTTGGCAGCGGATGAAACACAGATTCATCAGTTGAGTTGGTAGCATCCTTGAGAGAAACCTGGTGATGCTTACCAAACATTGAACTATTGATAAATACACTGAAAGAGATCCCAAAAGAAGGCAGAAGTCAGTTTGCACCATCAAAAACATGGTTTAGAAACAATCTTTGTCATAAACACTCCTCcaggaaattaaaattataaggaAACAACGAAATAAGCTTTCTGGTAATAGAGTTAACTTAAAGTTGTCTCAttaatttcttcaaaatttaatttttatcttgcATACTAGTTATAGATTATGAAAAACTCGTTTCACTATTTAGTAATAAGTTTATCTAAAACTTCCCACAAAGTAACAAGGTAACTATAATCTGTGACATGGCATCTCACATTGAACAGTGCATACCTTACTGACAAAATAATGGAGTCCATGATGCccaaaacttgaggaccaaattTACACTTCCCCTCAATCCTAACCTTCTGATCTCGCACCAGAGGCAAAAGACACCGAGCCCATTCATTTGGTATTCTCCCAATCTGCCAAAACCCAAAAAAACAgttaataaaaacaacaacacaaattcatctGATCAAACTCCACCACCTCCTACACAACACAACCTCCCCAGCTTGTTCAGTAGAGAACCGAACAATCTCCGAACATGCCGCAGTCCGTCCAAAGCCCTTTCCTGTACTGGGGGAGGATAACTTCTTCGTCGGAAACTTGAAGATCACAGCTTCATCTGTATTTATAGTTCTCCCTTTACACGTAGACAAACCCGTCACTTCCCCGCAACTCACCAACCACCAATCATCACTGTTGTTATCAATGCGTTGTTCACTGGAGCTAGGCTTGGTGACTATAGGAGGGGAAGGGGAGGGTTTTGGAGGAGAGACTGAACGGTGATTGTTGGGGCGCGTAAGGTTCAATCTTGGGGCGGTGTGAGTGTCCAAGATGATGTTGATGGCCGCATTGACGTCGTTTTTGGCCATGTGGAGTGCTCTGATGATATCCATGTCGGTGAATTCTGAACCCACGATGGATCTCACGGTGGACAGGTGGTGGTCGCTGACCTTGCTTCCCATCGGAACCCTAACCCTAAGTTCTTGGTTTCGCAATAAAGAGTTTgaaaaattgatagaaaaaaaaatggagaaagaCAACACAGTTCTAAACCCCAAAAGACCCGCCAGAAGTGAGTGATAGTGAATAATGAAGGACTCTGTTATTGTTTTGACATTATTTGCCTTGCATTCCCGCCATATCTATTATCTCATTTTATTATGTTCATATTAATTACAACCTCCTTCACACTTTATTGAtcacaattttttgttattgcctctagatattttatttttattttaaaaatttgaataaaacaaaatgaacaaaattgcagtatttaaatttgtgaacaaatattatacaattgtcttaaaaatatcaaattaatttaagtaAAGTTTGAATATGAAAGTAAAAAGTTTAAGTATTCATATTATATAACTCACAAGAAGAAAAGTTCATTTTTGTATTGtgtttaattaattcaatatttaatataaatttgtttgcatctaaattaaaatatttaaagattttttcctattaaaaaaaattaattaaaaaaaactctcaatagtattttaatattgtGTTTTCAGATGTTTgtgtgaaaaacataaaaatgggATATTTTAATACATATGTGTAACTGACTGTCAACTTTATGACACAAAGGAAAGTCTtttctcaaattaaaattaaaaagttaaagttaaaaatgtttaaaaaatatttttatgttatattatttgaaatacaAGTATACATGAAATAAGTGTTTTACTTTCATAGATggtgaataaaatattaatttgagatatatattataaatttccCCACTTTTCTATCTACTTCGTTTGATTTGGTATATATTACAAAAgaataagtaaaaattaattttgaaattatttaaagtaccaaaattattagaaaaaaaaaacgcaaATTCCGCAAGTTTTATAAATGGTAAATACACTATTTCAGGTAACAAACtcatgtataatatataatgaaaaaataatgtatcCTCAGAGATTTTCTAGTACTAGATATTTTCCTTAACCTAGTTGTACATTCTAGAACATGCTACATacagatgataaaaaaattaaatagctGTAAAATTGCTTAAAGTACCAAGATTACTAGTAAAAAGGTacgaattatattaattaaataactacaCGTAAATAAGTTACTTCAAGTAATAAATccacaaatgaaataaaatataaatataaaatatacattttaaatgatTTCTTAGTTATAGCAATTTTTTCCTGTTAATTTGCACACTAACATTATAATATGCAAGTAACATAATAATGAGtacatatattacttttaattaacaAATTCATGAATCAAATATTGCAGAAAAATTGatgtactttaaaaataatctaattgtagtctttttttcttatctaaTTCTAGGAATATAATACAGGACAaccataaaaaaagttaaataattt
This region of Vigna unguiculata cultivar IT97K-499-35 chromosome 5, ASM411807v1, whole genome shotgun sequence genomic DNA includes:
- the LOC114185892 gene encoding DNA repair protein RAD5A isoform X2 produces the protein MGSKVSDHHLSTVRSIVGSEFTDMDIIRALHMAKNDVNAAINIILDTHTAPRLNLTRPNNHRSVSPPKPSPSPPIVTKPSSSEQRIDNNSDDWWLVSCGEVTGLSTCKGRTINTDEAVIFKFPTKKLSSPSTGKGFGRTAACSEIVRFSTEQAGEIGRIPNEWARCLLPLVRDQKVRIEGKCKFGPQVLGIMDSIILSVSVFINSSMFGKHHQVSLKDATNSTDESVFHPLPTLFRLLGLNPFKKAELTPGDFYSNKRPLSERVTLPRVKFEDPSQNGNENDNEDSISETEVENIVGVGSSAELEEMDPPVNLLCDLRPYQKQALYWMIQMEKGQCMDETATTLHPCWEAYRLVDKRELIVYLNAFSGEATIEFPSTLQMARGGILADAMGLGKTIMTISLLVAHSGKGEAVGNQPMAKSFTEGGEVSDNVHTFSNIPKKATKFSGFDKPTKQMNSLTSGGNLIICPMTLLGQWKAEIETHVHPGSLSLYVHYGQSRPKDAKSLTQSDVVITTYGILASEFSSENADDNGGLFSVRWFRVVLDEAHTIKSSKSQVSVAAAALIADRRWCLTGTPIQNSLQDIYSLLRFLRIEPWGHWAWWNKLIQKPFEGGDERGLKLVQSILKPIMLRRTKHSTDREGKPILVLPPADMQVVYCEQTESEQDFYGALFKRSKVKFDQFVEQGRVLHNYASILELLLRLRQCCDHPFLVMSRGDTQDFADLNKLAKRFLRGTYNASDGEVKEAPSRAYVQEVVEELRKGEQGECPICLEAFEDAVLTPCAHRLCRECLLASLRNATSGLCPVCRKAVNRQDLITAPTENRFQVDIEKNWVESCKVTALLSELQNLRLSGSKSIVFSQWTAFLDLLQIPFTRNNISFVRLDGTLSQQQREKVIKQFSEDSTTLDPWWNPAVEEQAVMRIHRIGQTKKVTITRFIVKGTVEERMEAVKARKQRVISGALTDQEFRSARIEELKMLFT
- the LOC114185892 gene encoding DNA repair protein RAD5A isoform X1; the protein is MGSKVSDHHLSTVRSIVGSEFTDMDIIRALHMAKNDVNAAINIILDTHTAPRLNLTRPNNHRSVSPPKPSPSPPIVTKPSSSEQRIDNNSDDWWLVSCGEVTGLSTCKGRTINTDEAVIFKFPTKKLSSPSTGKGFGRTAACSEIVRFSTEQAGEIGRIPNEWARCLLPLVRDQKVRIEGKCKFGPQVLGIMDSIILSVSVFINSSMFGKHHQVSLKDATNSTDESVFHPLPTLFRLLGLNPFKKAELTPGDFYSNKRPLSERVTLPRVKFEDPSQNGNENDNEDSISETEVENIVGVGSSAELEEMDPPVNLLCDLRPYQKQALYWMIQMEKGQCMDETATTLHPCWEAYRLVDKRELIVYLNAFSGEATIEFPSTLQMARGGILADAMGLGKTIMTISLLVAHSGKGEAVGNQPMAKSFTEGGEVSDNVHTFSNIPKKATKFSGFDKPTKQMNSLTSGGNLIICPMTLLGQWKAEIETHVHPGSLSLYVHYGQSRPKDAKSLTQSDVVITTYGILASEFSSENADDNGGLFSVRWFRVVLDEAHTIKSSKSQVSVAAAALIADRRWCLTGTPIQNSLQDIYSLLRFLRIEPWGHWAWWNKLIQKPFEGGDERGLKLVQSILKPIMLRRTKHSTDREGKPILVLPPADMQVVYCEQTESEQDFYGALFKRSKVKFDQFVEQGRVLHNYASILELLLRLRQCCDHPFLVMSRGDTQDFADLNKLAKRFLRGTYNASDGEVKEAPSRAYVQEVVEELRKGEQGECPICLEAFEDAVLTPCAHRLCRECLLASLRNATSGLCPVCRKAVNRQDLITAPTENRFQVDIEKNWVESCKVTALLSELQNLRLSGSKSIVFSQWTAFLDLLQIPFTRNNISFVRLDGTLSQQQREKVIKQFSEDSTTLVLLMSLKAGGMGINVTAASNAFVMDPWWNPAVEEQAVMRIHRIGQTKKVTITRFIVKGTVEERMEAVKARKQRVISGALTDQEFRSARIEELKMLFT